Proteins found in one Larimichthys crocea isolate SSNF chromosome I, L_crocea_2.0, whole genome shotgun sequence genomic segment:
- the ganabb gene encoding neutral alpha-glucosidase AB isoform X2 produces MAAFTERMAPVLLLWLAVSLSGTWAVDKGNFKTCDQSAFCKRQRALKAGESPYRALLETMELTNTRLTLQLINDNNKVRLLLELYRLQGNITRVKINELKPLKPRYEVPDVLIREPPTEPLSLLSQDENGVVLSLGAETQRVIVSARPFRLDIMEGRDVLMSLNSRGLLAFEHLRMRKDTQADPEAEKKEETDPANQAETAKEEEEKVEDGMWEETFKSHSDGKPNGPSAISLDFSLPGVEHVYGIPEHAETLRLKTTDNGDPYRLYNLDVFQYELYNPMALYGSVPVMLAHSAQRTTGIFWLNAAETWVDISSNTAGKTVFGKMLDYVQGSSETPQTDVRWISESGIIDVFIMLGPTPKDIFSQYASLTGTQAFPPLSSLAYHQCRWNYNDQEDVQTVDAGFDEHDIPYDFIWLDIEHTDGKRYFTWDPHKFATPKEMLQGLVDKKRKMVAIVDPHIKVDSNYKIHNEIRSRNFYIKNKDGGDYEGWCWPGSAGYPDFTRADMRDWWASMFAYDQYEGSMENLYTWNDMNEPSVFNGPEVTMHKDAMHGAWEHRDVHNLYGFYVQMATAEGLIQRSGGVERPFVLTRAFFAGSQRYGAVWTGDNAAEWDHLKISIPMCLSLGLVGISFCGADVGGFFKSPSTELLVRWYQTGAYQPFFRAHAHLDTPRREPWLFGPENTALIREAVRQRYTLLPYWYQQFYHTHQTGEPVMRPLWVEYPQDPATFALDDEFLIGRDLLVHPVTEEGARGVTAYLPGKDEVWFDVNSFQKHNGAQNLYIPVTMSSIPVFQRGGSIIPRKLRVRRSSTCMEHDPYTLYVALNPKRTAEGELYVDDGHTFNYEKKEFIHRRLSFANNVLSSVNLAPDAHFSTRSWIERIIILGASKPGKVTLTAGAQESQLEFEFDASMSVLTIRKPGMNAGVDWTVKLQ; encoded by the exons GATGGCCCCTGTCTTGCTGCTGTGGCTGGCCGTGTCCCTCAGCGGGACGTGGGCTGTGGACAAGGGCAACTTCAAGACCTGTGACCAGAGTGCCTTCTGCAA GCGTCAGAGAGCGCTGAAGGCTGGTGAGTCTCCCTATCGAGCCCTGCTGGAGACCATGGAGCTGACCAACACCAGGCTCACCCTGCAGCTCATCAATGACAACAATAAG gtGCGTCTGCTGCTCGAGCTCTACCGTCTCCAGGGAAACATAACGAGGGTGAAGATTAACGAGCTGAAGCCTCTGAAGCCTCGCTATGAGGTCCCAGACGTGCTCATCAGGGAGCCACCTACCGAGCC cctgtctctcctgtctcagGATGAGAACGGGGTGGTCCTGTCCCTGGGAGCGGAGACTCAGAGGGTCATCGTAAGTGCCCGACCCTTCCGGTTGGACATCATGGAAGGGCGAGACGTGCTGATGTCGCTGAACTCTCGCGGCCTGCTGGCCTTCGAGCACCTGAGGATGCGCAAGGACAC TCAGGCAGACCCAGAGGccgagaagaaagaggagactGATCCGGCAAATCAGGCCGAG ACGgcgaaagaagaggaagagaaagtagAAGATGGGATGTGGGAGGAAACGTTTAAATCGCACTCAGACGGCAAACCTAACG GTCCATCTGCTATTAGTTTAGACTTCTCCTTGCCAGGTGTTGAGCACGTCTATGGCATCCCGGAACACGCAGAGACCCTCAGACTCAAAACCACAGA tAATGGAGATCCATATCGGCTCTACAACCTGGATGTGTTCCAATACGAGCTGTATAACCCGATGGCTCTTTACGGCTCTGTTCCAGTCATGTTGGCCCACAGTGCCCAGCGGACAACAGGCATCTTCTGGCTCAATGCCGCTGAGACCTGGGTGGATATCAGCTCCAACACAGCTGGAAAG acTGTGTTCGGGAAAATGCTGGATTATGTGCAGGGCTCCAGTGAAACACCACAGACTGATGTGCGTTGGATCTCTGAAAGCGGCATCATTGATGTCTTCATTATGCTTGGACCAACACCCAAAGATATCTTCTCTCAGTATGCCTCCCTCACAG GCACCCAGGCCTTCCCTCCTCTATCTTCTCTGGCTTACCACCAGTGCCGCTGGAACTACAACGACCAGGAAGACGTGCAGACAGTGGATGCGGGCTTCGACGAGCACGACATCCCCTATGACTTCATCTGGCTGGACATCGAGCACACAGATGGCAAGCGTTACTTCACCTGGGATCCACACAAGTTTGCAACACCAAAGGAAATGCTGCAGGGTCTCGTGGACAAGAAACGCAAG ATGGTTGCCATTGTGGACCCTCATATCAAAGTAGACAGCAACTACAAGATCCATAATGAAATCCGCTCTCGCAATTTCTATATCAAGAATAAAGATGGTGGAGACTACGAGGGCTGGTGCTGGCCTG GAAGTGCCGGCTATCCAGACTTCACCCGTGCAGACATGAGGGACTGGTGGGCCAGCATGTTCGCTTATGATCAGTATGAG ggTTCCATGGAGAACCTGTATACATGGAACGACATGAATGAGCCGTCCGTCTTCAACGGGCCAGAAGTCACCATGCACAAGGACGCCATGCACGGAGCCTGGGAGCACCGTGACGTGCACAACCTGTATGGCTTCTATGTG CAAATGGCCACGGCGGAGGGTCTGATCCAGAGGTCAGGAGGAGTCGAGCGACCATTTGTCCTGACCAGAGCCTTCTTTGCCGGGTCACAGCGCTACG gAGCTGTGTGGACAGGAGATAATGCTGCTGAGTGGGACCATCTGAAGATCTCAATCCCGATGTGCCTGAGCCTCGGACTGGTTGGAATCTCATTCTGTGGTG CTGACGTTGGTGGCTTCTTCAAGTCTCCAAGCACTGAGCTGCTGGTGCGTTGGTACCAGACGGGGGCATACCAGCCATTCTTTAGGGCCCACGCCCACCTGGACACACCTCGCCGTGAGCCTTGGCTGTTTGGACctgaaaacacagcactgaTCCGTGAGGCGGTGCGCCAGCGCTACACCCTCCTGCCTTACTGGTACCAACAGTTCTACCACACACACCAGACCGGAGAGCCCGTCATGAG acCACTGTGGGTGGAGTATCCTCAGGATCCTGCTACTTTCGCTCTGGATGATGAGTTCTTGATCG GGAGAGACTTGTTGGTGCACCCAGTTACTGAGGAGGGAGCCAGAGGAGTCACCGCCTACCTACCTGGAAAAGATGAA GTTTGGTTTGATGTCAACAGCTTCCAGAAGCACAACGGAGCCCAGAACCTTTACATCCCTGTCACCATGAGCTCT ATTCCTGTCTTCCAGCGTGGCGGCTCCATTATTCCCAGGAAGCTTCGAGTTCGCAGGTCCTCCACCTGCATGGAGCACGATCCCTACACTTTGTACGTGGCTCTCAACCCCAAG AGAACTGCAGAGGGAGAGCTTTACGTAGATGATGGCCACACCTTCAACTATGAAAAGAAGGAGTTCATCCACAGGAGGCTCTCCTTCGCCAACAAcgtcctctcctctgt TAATCTGGCTCCAGATGCCCACTTTTCCACCCGTTCCTGGATCGAACGCATCATCATACTGGGAGCCAGTAAGCCTGGCAAGGTTACCCTCACTGCTG GTGCTCAGGAGAGTCAGCTCGAGTTTGAGTTTGACGCCTCCATGTCGGTGCTGACGATCCGCAAGCCTGGCATGAACGCAGGGGTGGACTGGACCGTGAAGCTCCAGTAA
- the ganabb gene encoding neutral alpha-glucosidase AB isoform X3 has translation MAPVLLLWLAVSLSGTWAVDKGNFKTCDQSAFCKRQRALKAGESPYRALLETMELTNTRLTLQLINDNNKVRLLLELYRLQGNITRVKINELKPLKPRYEVPDVLIREPPTEPLSLLSQDENGVVLSLGAETQRVIVSARPFRLDIMEGRDVLMSLNSRGLLAFEHLRMRKDTFSYKVTSTVASVWDNIKRVFSSQADPEAEKKEETDPANQAETAKEEEEKVEDGMWEETFKSHSDGKPNGPSAISLDFSLPGVEHVYGIPEHAETLRLKTTDNGDPYRLYNLDVFQYELYNPMALYGSVPVMLAHSAQRTTGIFWLNAAETWVDISSNTAGKTVFGKMLDYVQGSSETPQTDVRWISESGIIDVFIMLGPTPKDIFSQYASLTGTQAFPPLSSLAYHQCRWNYNDQEDVQTVDAGFDEHDIPYDFIWLDIEHTDGKRYFTWDPHKFATPKEMLQGLVDKKRKMVAIVDPHIKVDSNYKIHNEIRSRNFYIKNKDGGDYEGWCWPGSAGYPDFTRADMRDWWASMFAYDQYEGSMENLYTWNDMNEPSVFNGPEVTMHKDAMHGAWEHRDVHNLYGFYVQMATAEGLIQRSGGVERPFVLTRAFFAGSQRYGAVWTGDNAAEWDHLKISIPMCLSLGLVGISFCGADVGGFFKSPSTELLVRWYQTGAYQPFFRAHAHLDTPRREPWLFGPENTALIREAVRQRYTLLPYWYQQFYHTHQTGEPVMRPLWVEYPQDPATFALDDEFLIGRDLLVHPVTEEGARGVTAYLPGKDEVWFDVNSFQKHNGAQNLYIPVTMSSIPVFQRGGSIIPRKLRVRRSSTCMEHDPYTLYVALNPKRTAEGELYVDDGHTFNYEKKEFIHRRLSFANNVLSSVNLAPDAHFSTRSWIERIIILGASKPGKVTLTAGAQESQLEFEFDASMSVLTIRKPGMNAGVDWTVKLQ, from the exons ATGGCCCCTGTCTTGCTGCTGTGGCTGGCCGTGTCCCTCAGCGGGACGTGGGCTGTGGACAAGGGCAACTTCAAGACCTGTGACCAGAGTGCCTTCTGCAA GCGTCAGAGAGCGCTGAAGGCTGGTGAGTCTCCCTATCGAGCCCTGCTGGAGACCATGGAGCTGACCAACACCAGGCTCACCCTGCAGCTCATCAATGACAACAATAAG gtGCGTCTGCTGCTCGAGCTCTACCGTCTCCAGGGAAACATAACGAGGGTGAAGATTAACGAGCTGAAGCCTCTGAAGCCTCGCTATGAGGTCCCAGACGTGCTCATCAGGGAGCCACCTACCGAGCC cctgtctctcctgtctcagGATGAGAACGGGGTGGTCCTGTCCCTGGGAGCGGAGACTCAGAGGGTCATCGTAAGTGCCCGACCCTTCCGGTTGGACATCATGGAAGGGCGAGACGTGCTGATGTCGCTGAACTCTCGCGGCCTGCTGGCCTTCGAGCACCTGAGGATGCGCAAGGACAC TTTCTCCTATAAAGTAACTAGCACAGTGGCTAGCGTGTGGGATAATATCAAGAGGGTATTCTCTAG TCAGGCAGACCCAGAGGccgagaagaaagaggagactGATCCGGCAAATCAGGCCGAG ACGgcgaaagaagaggaagagaaagtagAAGATGGGATGTGGGAGGAAACGTTTAAATCGCACTCAGACGGCAAACCTAACG GTCCATCTGCTATTAGTTTAGACTTCTCCTTGCCAGGTGTTGAGCACGTCTATGGCATCCCGGAACACGCAGAGACCCTCAGACTCAAAACCACAGA tAATGGAGATCCATATCGGCTCTACAACCTGGATGTGTTCCAATACGAGCTGTATAACCCGATGGCTCTTTACGGCTCTGTTCCAGTCATGTTGGCCCACAGTGCCCAGCGGACAACAGGCATCTTCTGGCTCAATGCCGCTGAGACCTGGGTGGATATCAGCTCCAACACAGCTGGAAAG acTGTGTTCGGGAAAATGCTGGATTATGTGCAGGGCTCCAGTGAAACACCACAGACTGATGTGCGTTGGATCTCTGAAAGCGGCATCATTGATGTCTTCATTATGCTTGGACCAACACCCAAAGATATCTTCTCTCAGTATGCCTCCCTCACAG GCACCCAGGCCTTCCCTCCTCTATCTTCTCTGGCTTACCACCAGTGCCGCTGGAACTACAACGACCAGGAAGACGTGCAGACAGTGGATGCGGGCTTCGACGAGCACGACATCCCCTATGACTTCATCTGGCTGGACATCGAGCACACAGATGGCAAGCGTTACTTCACCTGGGATCCACACAAGTTTGCAACACCAAAGGAAATGCTGCAGGGTCTCGTGGACAAGAAACGCAAG ATGGTTGCCATTGTGGACCCTCATATCAAAGTAGACAGCAACTACAAGATCCATAATGAAATCCGCTCTCGCAATTTCTATATCAAGAATAAAGATGGTGGAGACTACGAGGGCTGGTGCTGGCCTG GAAGTGCCGGCTATCCAGACTTCACCCGTGCAGACATGAGGGACTGGTGGGCCAGCATGTTCGCTTATGATCAGTATGAG ggTTCCATGGAGAACCTGTATACATGGAACGACATGAATGAGCCGTCCGTCTTCAACGGGCCAGAAGTCACCATGCACAAGGACGCCATGCACGGAGCCTGGGAGCACCGTGACGTGCACAACCTGTATGGCTTCTATGTG CAAATGGCCACGGCGGAGGGTCTGATCCAGAGGTCAGGAGGAGTCGAGCGACCATTTGTCCTGACCAGAGCCTTCTTTGCCGGGTCACAGCGCTACG gAGCTGTGTGGACAGGAGATAATGCTGCTGAGTGGGACCATCTGAAGATCTCAATCCCGATGTGCCTGAGCCTCGGACTGGTTGGAATCTCATTCTGTGGTG CTGACGTTGGTGGCTTCTTCAAGTCTCCAAGCACTGAGCTGCTGGTGCGTTGGTACCAGACGGGGGCATACCAGCCATTCTTTAGGGCCCACGCCCACCTGGACACACCTCGCCGTGAGCCTTGGCTGTTTGGACctgaaaacacagcactgaTCCGTGAGGCGGTGCGCCAGCGCTACACCCTCCTGCCTTACTGGTACCAACAGTTCTACCACACACACCAGACCGGAGAGCCCGTCATGAG acCACTGTGGGTGGAGTATCCTCAGGATCCTGCTACTTTCGCTCTGGATGATGAGTTCTTGATCG GGAGAGACTTGTTGGTGCACCCAGTTACTGAGGAGGGAGCCAGAGGAGTCACCGCCTACCTACCTGGAAAAGATGAA GTTTGGTTTGATGTCAACAGCTTCCAGAAGCACAACGGAGCCCAGAACCTTTACATCCCTGTCACCATGAGCTCT ATTCCTGTCTTCCAGCGTGGCGGCTCCATTATTCCCAGGAAGCTTCGAGTTCGCAGGTCCTCCACCTGCATGGAGCACGATCCCTACACTTTGTACGTGGCTCTCAACCCCAAG AGAACTGCAGAGGGAGAGCTTTACGTAGATGATGGCCACACCTTCAACTATGAAAAGAAGGAGTTCATCCACAGGAGGCTCTCCTTCGCCAACAAcgtcctctcctctgt TAATCTGGCTCCAGATGCCCACTTTTCCACCCGTTCCTGGATCGAACGCATCATCATACTGGGAGCCAGTAAGCCTGGCAAGGTTACCCTCACTGCTG GTGCTCAGGAGAGTCAGCTCGAGTTTGAGTTTGACGCCTCCATGTCGGTGCTGACGATCCGCAAGCCTGGCATGAACGCAGGGGTGGACTGGACCGTGAAGCTCCAGTAA
- the ganabb gene encoding neutral alpha-glucosidase AB isoform X1 yields MAAFTERMAPVLLLWLAVSLSGTWAVDKGNFKTCDQSAFCKRQRALKAGESPYRALLETMELTNTRLTLQLINDNNKVRLLLELYRLQGNITRVKINELKPLKPRYEVPDVLIREPPTEPLSLLSQDENGVVLSLGAETQRVIVSARPFRLDIMEGRDVLMSLNSRGLLAFEHLRMRKDTFSYKVTSTVASVWDNIKRVFSSQADPEAEKKEETDPANQAETAKEEEEKVEDGMWEETFKSHSDGKPNGPSAISLDFSLPGVEHVYGIPEHAETLRLKTTDNGDPYRLYNLDVFQYELYNPMALYGSVPVMLAHSAQRTTGIFWLNAAETWVDISSNTAGKTVFGKMLDYVQGSSETPQTDVRWISESGIIDVFIMLGPTPKDIFSQYASLTGTQAFPPLSSLAYHQCRWNYNDQEDVQTVDAGFDEHDIPYDFIWLDIEHTDGKRYFTWDPHKFATPKEMLQGLVDKKRKMVAIVDPHIKVDSNYKIHNEIRSRNFYIKNKDGGDYEGWCWPGSAGYPDFTRADMRDWWASMFAYDQYEGSMENLYTWNDMNEPSVFNGPEVTMHKDAMHGAWEHRDVHNLYGFYVQMATAEGLIQRSGGVERPFVLTRAFFAGSQRYGAVWTGDNAAEWDHLKISIPMCLSLGLVGISFCGADVGGFFKSPSTELLVRWYQTGAYQPFFRAHAHLDTPRREPWLFGPENTALIREAVRQRYTLLPYWYQQFYHTHQTGEPVMRPLWVEYPQDPATFALDDEFLIGRDLLVHPVTEEGARGVTAYLPGKDEVWFDVNSFQKHNGAQNLYIPVTMSSIPVFQRGGSIIPRKLRVRRSSTCMEHDPYTLYVALNPKRTAEGELYVDDGHTFNYEKKEFIHRRLSFANNVLSSVNLAPDAHFSTRSWIERIIILGASKPGKVTLTAGAQESQLEFEFDASMSVLTIRKPGMNAGVDWTVKLQ; encoded by the exons GATGGCCCCTGTCTTGCTGCTGTGGCTGGCCGTGTCCCTCAGCGGGACGTGGGCTGTGGACAAGGGCAACTTCAAGACCTGTGACCAGAGTGCCTTCTGCAA GCGTCAGAGAGCGCTGAAGGCTGGTGAGTCTCCCTATCGAGCCCTGCTGGAGACCATGGAGCTGACCAACACCAGGCTCACCCTGCAGCTCATCAATGACAACAATAAG gtGCGTCTGCTGCTCGAGCTCTACCGTCTCCAGGGAAACATAACGAGGGTGAAGATTAACGAGCTGAAGCCTCTGAAGCCTCGCTATGAGGTCCCAGACGTGCTCATCAGGGAGCCACCTACCGAGCC cctgtctctcctgtctcagGATGAGAACGGGGTGGTCCTGTCCCTGGGAGCGGAGACTCAGAGGGTCATCGTAAGTGCCCGACCCTTCCGGTTGGACATCATGGAAGGGCGAGACGTGCTGATGTCGCTGAACTCTCGCGGCCTGCTGGCCTTCGAGCACCTGAGGATGCGCAAGGACAC TTTCTCCTATAAAGTAACTAGCACAGTGGCTAGCGTGTGGGATAATATCAAGAGGGTATTCTCTAG TCAGGCAGACCCAGAGGccgagaagaaagaggagactGATCCGGCAAATCAGGCCGAG ACGgcgaaagaagaggaagagaaagtagAAGATGGGATGTGGGAGGAAACGTTTAAATCGCACTCAGACGGCAAACCTAACG GTCCATCTGCTATTAGTTTAGACTTCTCCTTGCCAGGTGTTGAGCACGTCTATGGCATCCCGGAACACGCAGAGACCCTCAGACTCAAAACCACAGA tAATGGAGATCCATATCGGCTCTACAACCTGGATGTGTTCCAATACGAGCTGTATAACCCGATGGCTCTTTACGGCTCTGTTCCAGTCATGTTGGCCCACAGTGCCCAGCGGACAACAGGCATCTTCTGGCTCAATGCCGCTGAGACCTGGGTGGATATCAGCTCCAACACAGCTGGAAAG acTGTGTTCGGGAAAATGCTGGATTATGTGCAGGGCTCCAGTGAAACACCACAGACTGATGTGCGTTGGATCTCTGAAAGCGGCATCATTGATGTCTTCATTATGCTTGGACCAACACCCAAAGATATCTTCTCTCAGTATGCCTCCCTCACAG GCACCCAGGCCTTCCCTCCTCTATCTTCTCTGGCTTACCACCAGTGCCGCTGGAACTACAACGACCAGGAAGACGTGCAGACAGTGGATGCGGGCTTCGACGAGCACGACATCCCCTATGACTTCATCTGGCTGGACATCGAGCACACAGATGGCAAGCGTTACTTCACCTGGGATCCACACAAGTTTGCAACACCAAAGGAAATGCTGCAGGGTCTCGTGGACAAGAAACGCAAG ATGGTTGCCATTGTGGACCCTCATATCAAAGTAGACAGCAACTACAAGATCCATAATGAAATCCGCTCTCGCAATTTCTATATCAAGAATAAAGATGGTGGAGACTACGAGGGCTGGTGCTGGCCTG GAAGTGCCGGCTATCCAGACTTCACCCGTGCAGACATGAGGGACTGGTGGGCCAGCATGTTCGCTTATGATCAGTATGAG ggTTCCATGGAGAACCTGTATACATGGAACGACATGAATGAGCCGTCCGTCTTCAACGGGCCAGAAGTCACCATGCACAAGGACGCCATGCACGGAGCCTGGGAGCACCGTGACGTGCACAACCTGTATGGCTTCTATGTG CAAATGGCCACGGCGGAGGGTCTGATCCAGAGGTCAGGAGGAGTCGAGCGACCATTTGTCCTGACCAGAGCCTTCTTTGCCGGGTCACAGCGCTACG gAGCTGTGTGGACAGGAGATAATGCTGCTGAGTGGGACCATCTGAAGATCTCAATCCCGATGTGCCTGAGCCTCGGACTGGTTGGAATCTCATTCTGTGGTG CTGACGTTGGTGGCTTCTTCAAGTCTCCAAGCACTGAGCTGCTGGTGCGTTGGTACCAGACGGGGGCATACCAGCCATTCTTTAGGGCCCACGCCCACCTGGACACACCTCGCCGTGAGCCTTGGCTGTTTGGACctgaaaacacagcactgaTCCGTGAGGCGGTGCGCCAGCGCTACACCCTCCTGCCTTACTGGTACCAACAGTTCTACCACACACACCAGACCGGAGAGCCCGTCATGAG acCACTGTGGGTGGAGTATCCTCAGGATCCTGCTACTTTCGCTCTGGATGATGAGTTCTTGATCG GGAGAGACTTGTTGGTGCACCCAGTTACTGAGGAGGGAGCCAGAGGAGTCACCGCCTACCTACCTGGAAAAGATGAA GTTTGGTTTGATGTCAACAGCTTCCAGAAGCACAACGGAGCCCAGAACCTTTACATCCCTGTCACCATGAGCTCT ATTCCTGTCTTCCAGCGTGGCGGCTCCATTATTCCCAGGAAGCTTCGAGTTCGCAGGTCCTCCACCTGCATGGAGCACGATCCCTACACTTTGTACGTGGCTCTCAACCCCAAG AGAACTGCAGAGGGAGAGCTTTACGTAGATGATGGCCACACCTTCAACTATGAAAAGAAGGAGTTCATCCACAGGAGGCTCTCCTTCGCCAACAAcgtcctctcctctgt TAATCTGGCTCCAGATGCCCACTTTTCCACCCGTTCCTGGATCGAACGCATCATCATACTGGGAGCCAGTAAGCCTGGCAAGGTTACCCTCACTGCTG GTGCTCAGGAGAGTCAGCTCGAGTTTGAGTTTGACGCCTCCATGTCGGTGCTGACGATCCGCAAGCCTGGCATGAACGCAGGGGTGGACTGGACCGTGAAGCTCCAGTAA